From a single Macrobrachium rosenbergii isolate ZJJX-2024 chromosome 7, ASM4041242v1, whole genome shotgun sequence genomic region:
- the LOC136839994 gene encoding casein kinase I produces the protein MSSSIIGCREFVVGGKYRLVRKIGSGSFGDIYLGINITNGEEVAIKLEAMKARHPQLLYESKVYKILQGGVGIPHIRWFGQEQQYNILVMDLLGPSLEDLFNFCSRRFTMKTVLMLADQMIGRIEFIHNKNFIHRDIKPDNFLMGIGRHCNKLFLIDFGLAKKYRDNRSRAHIPYREDKNLTGTARYASINAHLGIEQSRRDDMESLGYVLMYFNRGSLPWQGLKAATKKQKYEKISEKKMSTPVESLCKGFPAEFAMYLNYCRGLRFDEAPDYMYLRQLFRILFRTLHHQYDYTFDWTMLKQKAASTAAAAGTTPQPAATQGTQKQL, from the exons ATGTCGTCGTCCATCATCGGCTGCAGAGAGTTCGTGGTCGGGGGGAAGTACCGTCTGGTGCGGAAAATAGGCAGCGGAAGTTTCGGTGACATCTACCTCGGTATAAACATCACCAACGGAGAG gaGGTCGCAATCAAATTGGAAGCCATGAAAGCTAGGCATCCACAACTTCTGTATGAGAGTAAAGTTTACAAGATTCTCCAAGGAGGAGTTGGTATTCCTCACATAAG ATGGTTTGGGCAAGAACAACAGTATAACATATTAGTTATGGACTTATTGGGACCATCTTTGGAAGATCTCTTCAATTTTTGTAGTCGTCGGTTCACCATGAAGACTGTATTAATGTTAGCAGACCAGATGATTGGCCGTAtagaatttattcataacaaGAACTTCATTCATAGAGATATTAAGCCAG ATAATTTCCTTATGGGTATTGGTCGCCATTGCAACAAGCTGTTCCTTATTGACTTTGGTTTGGCGAAGAAGTACAGGGATAACCGATCAAGAGCGCACATACCGTATCGAGAAGACAAAAACCTCACTGGTACTGCTCGTTATGCATCTATCAATGCACATCTGGGTATAGAGCAAAG TCGGCGAGATGACATGGAGTCACTTGGCTACGTATTGATGTACTTCAATCGAGGATCCTTGCCCTGGCAAGGTCTTAAGGCTGCCACTAAAAAACAGAAGTATGAGAAaattagtgaaaagaaaatgtcTACTCCTGTTGAGTCTCTCTGCAAG GGCTTCCCTGCCGAGTTTGCTATGTATCTCAACTATTGCCGAGGATTACGATTTGACGAGGCTCCAGACTACATGTACCTGCGCCAGTTGTTCCGCATATTGTTCCGCACACTCCATCACCAGTACGACTACACTTTTGACTGGACGATGCTAAAGCAAAAGGCAGCGTCCACTGCGGCAGCAGCTGGAACCACTCCCCAACCTGCAGCGACCCAAGGGACACAGAAACAACTCTGA